In Nocardia sputorum, a single genomic region encodes these proteins:
- a CDS encoding SDR family NAD(P)-dependent oxidoreductase, giving the protein MSELTGKVALVTGGSRGIGAAVARRLAAAGADVALTYQHAEGQAKSVVGEVQALGRRAVAIQADSADATAVRAAVDRAASELGGLDILVNNAGIFPAKPFEEFTVAEIDNALAVHARAAFVGAQAAVAHMTDGGRIISIGTNLTDHAPFDGVTLYNLSKSALNGFTKALARELGPRAITVNLVQPGSTDTDMNPGDGAHAQRQRELTALGRFGAADDVAATVAFLAGPSGRSVTGAFLTVDSGTNA; this is encoded by the coding sequence ATGTCGGAGCTGACGGGCAAGGTCGCGCTGGTCACCGGGGGTAGCCGTGGGATCGGAGCGGCGGTCGCGCGCCGCCTCGCCGCCGCGGGCGCGGACGTGGCGCTGACCTACCAGCACGCCGAAGGGCAGGCGAAGTCGGTGGTCGGAGAAGTCCAGGCACTCGGCCGCCGAGCCGTCGCGATCCAGGCCGACAGCGCCGACGCCACGGCCGTCCGCGCGGCGGTGGACCGCGCCGCGTCCGAACTCGGCGGGCTGGACATCCTGGTCAACAACGCGGGAATCTTTCCGGCGAAGCCGTTCGAGGAGTTCACCGTCGCCGAGATCGACAACGCGCTGGCCGTGCACGCCCGCGCCGCGTTCGTCGGCGCGCAGGCCGCCGTCGCGCACATGACCGACGGCGGGCGGATCATCAGCATCGGCACCAACCTCACCGATCACGCGCCGTTCGACGGTGTGACGCTCTACAACCTCAGCAAGTCCGCCCTCAACGGATTCACCAAGGCGCTCGCGCGCGAACTGGGCCCGCGTGCGATCACGGTGAACCTCGTGCAGCCCGGATCCACCGACACCGATATGAACCCCGGAGACGGCGCGCACGCGCAGCGGCAGCGGGAATTGACCGCGCTGGGCCGCTTCGGCGCCGCCGACGATGTCGCGGCCACGGTGGCTTTCCTGGCGGGGCCGTCCGGTCGCAGTGTCACCGGCGCGTTCCTCACCGTGGACAGCGGCACCAACGCCTGA
- a CDS encoding AraC family transcriptional regulator, with protein MSQNGHAEVHPAPTGATAMVFGVGVLPAGHWFGLHEHPQHQIAWASRGVLAVEVDDSRWVLPPTRALWIPAGIAHRTGTSDGAAMRGIFLDPGRCAVDFGAPTMLRVTRLLHELFDLLTTADTTRERRARAEAVVFDLLEPVEVIPIGAHPPTDPRARQVAGALAADPADPRTLAEFAAHVAASPRTLARLFVSETGLGFAHWRTQIRLAASLPLLAEGLPIARIAGRVGYGTPSAYVAAFRRAVGVPPGRYFSG; from the coding sequence GTGTCGCAGAACGGCCACGCCGAGGTCCATCCCGCCCCGACCGGCGCGACCGCCATGGTGTTCGGGGTCGGCGTGCTGCCCGCGGGGCACTGGTTCGGCCTGCACGAACACCCGCAACACCAGATCGCCTGGGCCTCCCGCGGGGTCCTCGCGGTCGAGGTGGACGACAGCCGCTGGGTGTTGCCGCCGACGAGGGCGCTGTGGATCCCCGCGGGCATCGCGCACCGCACGGGCACGTCCGACGGCGCGGCGATGCGCGGCATCTTCCTCGACCCCGGGCGGTGCGCGGTCGACTTCGGCGCGCCGACCATGTTGCGCGTGACCCGGCTTTTGCACGAACTGTTCGACCTGCTCACCACGGCCGACACCACCCGGGAGCGGCGGGCGCGCGCCGAAGCGGTGGTGTTCGATCTCCTGGAGCCCGTCGAGGTGATCCCGATCGGCGCTCACCCGCCGACCGATCCGCGGGCGCGGCAGGTGGCCGGCGCCCTCGCCGCAGATCCAGCCGACCCGAGGACGCTCGCCGAATTCGCCGCCCACGTCGCGGCCAGCCCACGCACCCTGGCCCGGTTGTTCGTCTCGGAAACCGGTCTCGGTTTCGCCCACTGGCGCACGCAGATCCGGCTGGCCGCTTCCCTGCCGCTGCTCGCCGAGGGCCTGCCGATCGCCCGGATCGCCGGCCGGGTCGGCTACGGCACGCCGAGCGCCTACGTCGCGGCGTTCCGGCGGGCGGTCGGGGTCCCGCCGGGGCGGTATTTCAGCGGCTGA
- a CDS encoding SWIM zinc finger family protein has protein sequence MADNEFGYTAWGMDWVRLAEPLRQTRPDPLLPRARSIARNNGVLATVEGRVVRATIHRGGQASVTHLEVAPLSRQTITAVAGIVPDLPVPTDDMHRAITAAGISIAPVLAGADCSCAARKARCVHVLAVYYEMARQVDEDPRLGLAIQGYFDAVPRDADESTPQARWTPISALDPQRFFTTTPG, from the coding sequence ATGGCGGACAACGAATTCGGTTACACGGCGTGGGGCATGGACTGGGTGCGGCTGGCGGAGCCGCTGCGCCAGACCCGGCCGGACCCGCTGTTGCCCCGCGCCCGCAGCATCGCCCGGAACAACGGCGTACTAGCCACCGTCGAGGGACGGGTGGTGCGCGCCACCATCCACCGCGGCGGGCAGGCGTCGGTGACCCACCTCGAGGTCGCGCCGCTGTCCCGGCAAACGATCACCGCCGTCGCCGGGATCGTGCCGGACCTGCCCGTGCCGACCGATGACATGCACCGCGCGATCACGGCGGCCGGGATCTCGATCGCGCCCGTTCTCGCCGGCGCCGACTGTTCGTGCGCGGCACGCAAGGCACGGTGCGTGCACGTCCTGGCCGTCTACTACGAGATGGCGCGGCAAGTCGACGAGGATCCGCGACTCGGGTTGGCGATCCAGGGCTATTTCGACGCCGTGCCCCGGGATGCGGACGAATCCACACCACAGGCTCGGTGGACGCCGATCAGTGCGCTGGATCCTCAGCGCTTCTTCACGACGACGCCCGGCTGA
- a CDS encoding TetR/AcrR family transcriptional regulator, with protein sequence MAERGRPRAFDRAEALHRAMEVFWEHGYEGASMSDLTAAMGINSPSLYAAFGGKEALFRAAVELYGHTDGGYTARALREEPTARAAVEAMLRDNAKAYTEEDKPHGCMVVLAGSTYTTRNTSIRDFLVDKRRETTEDIRRRLERGVAEGDLPEGTDSAALAGFYTTVLYGLSIQARDGASLAELTASIDCAMAAWPAPAG encoded by the coding sequence ATGGCTGAACGGGGACGACCGCGCGCCTTCGATCGCGCCGAGGCGTTGCACCGTGCCATGGAGGTGTTCTGGGAGCACGGCTACGAGGGCGCCTCGATGAGCGACCTCACCGCCGCGATGGGGATCAACTCGCCCAGCCTCTACGCCGCGTTCGGCGGCAAGGAGGCGTTGTTCCGCGCGGCCGTCGAACTCTACGGGCACACCGACGGCGGCTACACCGCCCGCGCGCTGCGCGAGGAGCCGACCGCGCGGGCGGCCGTCGAGGCGATGCTGCGCGACAACGCGAAGGCGTATACCGAGGAGGACAAGCCGCACGGGTGCATGGTCGTGCTCGCCGGCTCCACCTACACCACACGCAACACGAGCATCCGCGACTTCCTGGTCGACAAGCGCCGCGAGACGACCGAAGACATCCGGCGACGGCTCGAACGCGGCGTCGCCGAGGGCGACCTGCCGGAAGGCACCGACAGCGCGGCGCTAGCCGGTTTCTACACCACGGTCCTCTACGGGCTGTCCATCCAGGCGCGGGACGGGGCGTCGCTGGCGGAACTCACCGCGTCCATCGACTGTGCCATGGCCGCCTGGCCCGCCCCGGCCGGATGA
- a CDS encoding class I SAM-dependent methyltransferase translates to MNIFHRLLCRSSMWEKTSATRIVPWALSGLDLGADTVEIGPGYGANVSALLARTSALTGVEIDPVLAARLRDRHGAAMTVIDGDGAEMPLPTGRFDSVVCFTMLHHVPTPGRQDAVFAEALRVLRPGGVFAGSDGLDGRMFRLMHLGDTCVPVPPETAADRLRRIGFTDVEIDTGASSFRFRARRPE, encoded by the coding sequence ATGAACATCTTTCACCGATTGCTGTGCCGCTCGTCGATGTGGGAGAAGACCAGCGCGACGCGCATCGTGCCGTGGGCGCTGTCCGGCCTCGATCTCGGTGCTGACACTGTCGAGATCGGCCCTGGTTACGGCGCGAACGTGTCCGCGTTGCTGGCTCGCACCTCCGCGCTCACGGGTGTCGAGATCGATCCGGTGCTGGCCGCGCGGTTGCGCGACCGGCACGGCGCGGCGATGACGGTGATCGACGGCGACGGAGCCGAGATGCCGCTGCCGACCGGGCGATTCGACTCCGTGGTCTGCTTCACGATGCTGCACCACGTACCGACACCCGGTAGGCAGGACGCGGTGTTCGCCGAAGCCCTGCGAGTCCTGCGTCCGGGCGGCGTGTTCGCGGGCAGCGACGGGCTCGACGGCCGGATGTTCCGGCTGATGCACCTCGGCGACACCTGCGTGCCCGTGCCACCGGAGACTGCCGCCGACCGGCTGCGCCGGATCGGCTTCACCGATGTGGAGATCGATACCGGCGCTTCGAGTTTCCGCTTCCGGGCGCGGCGGCCGGAGTGA